One genomic region from Haloterrigena gelatinilytica encodes:
- a CDS encoding YcaO-like family protein: MNVHVVGDDPVREAVVTALGDVDVTVEDATADDLEDARFAVVSDVAGAATFRRADAARAGGTPWIAVEIGGVGGQPLAAVDAAVSGFAPATGCFDCLRQRVAANIAEGERSDRPQADRSTARLAGALAGRECVRVLSGDDRSVIGHVVELPHARRRVLPVPGCECQTDTRDRTLDRDDADALALDAAVEHAEAAIDDRVGIVRTIGEIESFPAPYYLATTTNTQGFSDASAPTQAAGVADDWNAALMKAVGEGLERYCAGVYRDEEFVHASEDDLENAVSPTALVCPDDAPAYDPSDEHRWVPGENVATGDGAHLPADAVQFPQPAGGRGLVPGITTGLGLGSSTVDALLSGLTEVIERDATMLAWYSTFDPLGLTVDDDGFAVLERRARGEGLSVTPLLVTQDVDVPVVAVAVHRDPDSLEGAVDPTADEWPAFAVGSAADLDATAAARSALEEALQNWMELRNLGPEEVGDASGAIGEYAAFPEVVRGFVDVERTVSAESVGPETAPEGRAALTELVERTTNADLTPYAARLTTRDVAETGFEAVRVVVPGAQPLFTGEPFFGERARTVPADLGFEPRLERAFHPYP; the protein is encoded by the coding sequence ATGAACGTACACGTCGTCGGTGACGATCCGGTCCGCGAGGCGGTCGTCACCGCACTCGGAGACGTCGACGTCACCGTCGAAGACGCGACAGCCGACGACCTCGAGGACGCCCGCTTCGCGGTCGTCAGCGACGTGGCCGGCGCGGCCACGTTCCGCCGAGCGGACGCCGCGCGCGCCGGCGGCACGCCGTGGATCGCCGTCGAGATCGGCGGCGTCGGCGGCCAGCCCCTCGCCGCCGTCGACGCGGCCGTCTCGGGCTTCGCGCCCGCGACGGGCTGTTTCGACTGTCTCCGCCAGCGCGTCGCCGCGAACATAGCGGAGGGAGAGCGGAGCGACCGACCGCAGGCCGATCGCAGCACGGCCCGTCTCGCCGGCGCGCTCGCGGGCCGGGAGTGCGTCCGCGTCCTGTCGGGCGACGACCGGTCGGTGATCGGCCACGTCGTGGAACTGCCCCACGCGAGGCGGCGAGTTCTCCCCGTTCCCGGCTGTGAGTGTCAGACCGACACGCGGGATCGGACCCTCGACCGCGACGATGCCGACGCGCTCGCCCTCGACGCGGCCGTCGAGCACGCCGAGGCGGCGATCGACGACCGCGTCGGCATCGTCAGGACCATCGGCGAGATCGAATCGTTCCCCGCGCCCTACTACCTCGCGACGACGACTAACACGCAGGGGTTCAGCGACGCGAGCGCGCCGACGCAAGCGGCCGGCGTCGCCGACGACTGGAACGCCGCGCTGATGAAGGCCGTCGGCGAGGGCCTCGAGCGCTACTGCGCCGGCGTCTACCGGGACGAGGAGTTCGTTCACGCCAGCGAGGACGACCTCGAGAACGCGGTCTCGCCGACGGCGCTCGTGTGCCCGGACGATGCACCCGCCTACGACCCGAGCGACGAGCACCGGTGGGTGCCGGGCGAGAACGTCGCGACCGGCGACGGCGCCCACCTGCCGGCCGACGCGGTCCAGTTCCCGCAACCCGCAGGCGGTCGGGGGCTCGTCCCCGGCATCACGACGGGGCTCGGACTCGGCTCGTCGACGGTCGACGCCCTGCTCTCGGGCCTGACGGAGGTCATCGAGCGGGACGCGACGATGCTCGCGTGGTACTCGACGTTCGACCCGCTCGGGCTGACCGTCGACGACGACGGCTTCGCCGTCCTCGAACGCCGCGCCCGCGGCGAGGGACTGTCGGTGACGCCGCTGCTGGTCACCCAGGACGTCGACGTCCCGGTCGTCGCCGTCGCCGTCCACCGCGATCCGGACTCCCTCGAGGGCGCCGTCGATCCGACGGCCGACGAGTGGCCGGCGTTCGCCGTCGGCTCCGCGGCCGACCTCGACGCGACGGCCGCCGCGCGCTCGGCGCTCGAGGAGGCGCTGCAGAACTGGATGGAACTGCGGAACCTCGGCCCCGAGGAGGTCGGCGACGCCTCGGGCGCCATCGGGGAGTACGCGGCGTTCCCCGAGGTCGTCCGCGGGTTCGTCGACGTCGAGCGGACGGTTTCGGCCGAAAGCGTCGGGCCGGAGACCGCGCCCGAGGGCCGGGCGGCGCTGACGGAACTCGTCGAACGGACGACCAATGCCGACCTGACGCCGTACGCGGCGCGGCTGACGACGCGAGACGTCGCGGAGACCGGCTTCGAGGCGGTCAGGGTCGTCGTTCCCGGCGCCCAGCCGCTGTTCACCGGCGAGCCGTTCTTCGGCGAGCGGGCGCGGACGGTGCCGGCGGATCTCGGCTTCGAACCGCGCCTCGAGCGCGCGTTCCACCCCTATCCGTGA
- a CDS encoding SPFH domain-containing protein has product MTPLSVDPVQTVAEDPLLVVGALVLVVVVATVWSMVEIVDAYDRGALTVLGEYRKLLEPGLNIVPPFVSRVYTFDMRTQTIDVPSQEAITRDNSPVTADAVVYIRVMDAKRAFLEVDDYQRAVSNLAQTTLRAVIGDMELDDTLSRREMINERIRQELDEPTDEWGIRVESVEVREVTPSKGVKGAMEEQTSAERRRRAMILEAQGERRSAVEQAEGDKQSNIIRAQGEKQSQILEAQGDAISTVLRAKSAESMGERAVIEKGMETLADIGQGESTTFVMPQELTSLVGRYGSHLTGSDVERDGQQLESLEFDEETRELIGLDDIAEMLGEIEDVEMDVEAMEQEAQAIQEGEDMPSETGETIDIAETRQETDGDGDSDDD; this is encoded by the coding sequence ATGACACCGCTTTCAGTCGATCCCGTGCAAACGGTCGCCGAGGATCCGCTGCTGGTCGTCGGTGCGCTCGTTCTCGTCGTCGTGGTCGCCACCGTCTGGTCGATGGTCGAGATCGTCGACGCCTACGACAGGGGCGCGCTCACCGTCCTCGGCGAGTATCGCAAACTGCTCGAGCCGGGGTTGAACATCGTCCCGCCGTTCGTCTCGCGGGTCTACACGTTCGACATGCGGACCCAGACGATCGACGTGCCCAGCCAGGAGGCCATCACGCGGGACAACTCGCCCGTGACGGCCGACGCCGTCGTCTACATCCGGGTGATGGACGCCAAGCGCGCGTTCCTCGAGGTCGACGACTACCAGCGGGCCGTCTCGAATCTGGCCCAGACGACCCTCCGCGCGGTCATCGGCGATATGGAACTCGACGACACGCTCTCGCGGCGCGAGATGATCAACGAACGGATCCGCCAGGAACTGGACGAACCCACCGACGAGTGGGGGATCCGCGTCGAGAGCGTCGAGGTCCGCGAGGTCACGCCCTCGAAGGGCGTCAAGGGCGCGATGGAGGAACAGACCTCCGCCGAGCGACGCCGACGCGCCATGATCCTCGAGGCCCAGGGTGAACGCCGCAGCGCCGTCGAACAGGCGGAGGGTGACAAGCAGTCGAACATCATCCGCGCCCAGGGTGAAAAGCAGAGCCAGATCCTCGAGGCCCAGGGTGACGCGATTTCGACGGTCCTGCGCGCCAAATCCGCCGAGTCGATGGGCGAACGCGCGGTCATCGAGAAGGGAATGGAGACGCTCGCCGACATCGGTCAGGGCGAGTCGACGACCTTCGTCATGCCCCAGGAACTCACCTCGCTGGTCGGCCGCTACGGCTCCCACCTCACCGGGAGCGACGTCGAGAGGGACGGTCAACAGCTCGAGAGCCTCGAGTTCGACGAGGAGACCCGCGAACTGATCGGGCTGGACGACATCGCCGAGATGCTCGGCGAGATCGAGGACGTCGAGATGGACGTCGAGGCGATGGAACAGGAGGCCCAGGCGATCCAGGAGGGCGAGGACATGCCCTCGGAGACCGGCGAGACGATCGACATCGCCGAGACCCGCCAGGAGACGGACGGCGACGGCGATTCCGACGACGACTGA
- a CDS encoding cation:proton antiporter, whose amino-acid sequence MVEAVHIDILSLLLVLTVAWIFGGVAERFGYPTMMGELFAGIVFGPPLLGLLHPSELLTVLSELGVFLLMVFVGMEVDLRELFRLGPQSLLIAFGAFVIPFGLGYGAGILLDISVGAALFLGLAMAATSLATKSRILADLELLDTRIANVLLGGALASDVGVLVAFAGVDSYVTAGAFDATEIGLILAKALAFFVITLLIGYRFLPVAWHHIERQRERYGFVDRTTAFTFALLVSMLFAYLATLAELHMIIGGFMAGMFLRQADVEPDLYEHMHTVIYDLAMGLFAPVFFVTVGFDITFDVFSDSLGVLVALVAIAFLGKIVGSWLFSLPTSLTSREGLVVGFGMNGRGTVEIIIATVALEAGVIDTQMFSILVFIAIFTTALVPVTVTWGVRLLERADELVYVDADAASSD is encoded by the coding sequence ATGGTCGAAGCCGTTCACATCGATATTCTAAGCCTCCTGCTCGTCCTGACGGTCGCGTGGATCTTCGGCGGGGTCGCCGAGCGCTTCGGCTACCCGACGATGATGGGGGAGCTGTTCGCTGGCATCGTGTTCGGCCCGCCGTTGCTGGGACTGTTACACCCCTCGGAGCTGCTGACCGTCCTCTCGGAGCTCGGCGTGTTCCTCCTGATGGTGTTCGTCGGGATGGAGGTCGACCTCCGGGAACTGTTCCGCCTCGGGCCCCAGTCGCTGCTGATCGCCTTCGGCGCCTTCGTCATCCCGTTCGGGCTGGGCTATGGCGCGGGGATCCTGCTCGATATCTCCGTCGGCGCGGCCCTGTTCCTCGGGCTCGCGATGGCAGCCACGTCGCTGGCCACGAAGTCCCGCATCCTCGCGGACCTCGAGCTCTTGGACACGCGGATCGCGAACGTGTTGCTCGGCGGAGCGCTGGCCTCCGACGTGGGGGTGCTCGTCGCGTTCGCCGGCGTCGACAGCTACGTCACCGCCGGCGCGTTCGACGCGACCGAGATCGGGCTGATCCTCGCGAAGGCGCTCGCCTTCTTCGTGATCACGCTCCTGATTGGCTATCGCTTCCTGCCCGTCGCGTGGCACCACATCGAGCGCCAGCGCGAGCGGTACGGCTTCGTCGACCGGACGACCGCCTTCACCTTCGCCCTGCTCGTTTCGATGCTGTTCGCCTACCTGGCGACGCTCGCGGAACTGCACATGATCATCGGCGGCTTCATGGCCGGCATGTTCCTCCGGCAGGCCGACGTCGAGCCGGACCTCTACGAGCACATGCACACCGTCATCTACGACCTCGCGATGGGGCTGTTCGCGCCCGTCTTCTTCGTGACGGTCGGTTTCGACATCACGTTCGACGTCTTCTCCGATTCGCTGGGCGTCCTCGTCGCCCTCGTCGCCATCGCCTTCCTCGGAAAGATCGTCGGCTCCTGGCTCTTCTCGCTGCCGACGTCGCTGACCTCTCGGGAGGGGCTCGTCGTCGGCTTCGGGATGAACGGACGGGGAACCGTCGAGATCATCATCGCCACCGTCGCCCTCGAGGCCGGCGTCATCGACACGCAGATGTTCTCGATACTGGTCTTCATCGCGATCTTCACCACCGCGCTCGTCCCCGTGACCGTCACCTGGGGCGTTCGCTTGCTCGAGCGGGCCGACGAACTCGTCTACGTCGACGCGGACGCCGCCTCGAGCGACTGA
- a CDS encoding MATE family efflux transporter → MSLADRLSNLFKGREEFDLTEGGIARPLFYLSLPIIVTNLLQTAYNLIDTFWLGQYSTDALAAISFAFPMVFLLISVGMGLSVAGSVLVAQHIGADEESEAEYAASQTVALSLLGATLIGVAGYGFVRELLGLLGASQAVLPLATDYMQVISLGMPFMFGFFVFIALMRGYGDTITPMLVMFGSVLLNVVIDPFLIFGWGPFPELGIQGAAIATVFSRGVALVVGLAIMFRGARGVKIRPKQMRPDLSYARKLVEIGVPASVEGMGRALSINLLLVIVAFFPDTVVAAYGVGTRVFSVIFLPAVAVARGVETMTGQNVGAGKPDRAADAANFAARVMFVVLGALGVVAWLGARPIIAVFTTDPEVVDIGVSFLRYVAPSFGFIGVMRAYNGSFRGTGKTLTAAAIVLVIYAGIRLPTAYGLSRAIGYEGIWIAFAVSNAIGAALAYGWYRRGTWRDAGVRGAEPAAAQGVGDDLEVEEVSTDD, encoded by the coding sequence ATGAGCCTCGCGGATCGCCTTTCAAATCTCTTCAAGGGCCGCGAGGAGTTCGATCTGACCGAGGGCGGGATCGCGCGGCCGCTGTTCTACCTCTCCTTGCCGATCATCGTCACGAACCTGCTGCAGACCGCCTACAACCTCATCGACACGTTCTGGCTCGGCCAGTACAGCACGGACGCGCTGGCGGCGATCAGCTTCGCGTTCCCGATGGTCTTCCTGCTGATCTCGGTCGGGATGGGGCTGTCGGTCGCCGGGAGCGTCCTGGTCGCCCAGCACATCGGCGCGGACGAAGAGAGCGAAGCGGAGTACGCCGCCTCCCAGACCGTCGCGCTGTCGCTGCTCGGCGCCACCCTCATCGGGGTCGCCGGCTACGGCTTCGTCAGAGAGCTCCTCGGGCTGCTGGGCGCCTCCCAGGCCGTGTTGCCGCTGGCGACCGACTACATGCAGGTCATCTCGCTCGGCATGCCCTTCATGTTCGGCTTCTTCGTCTTCATCGCGCTCATGCGGGGCTACGGGGACACGATCACGCCGATGCTCGTCATGTTCGGCTCGGTGTTGCTCAACGTCGTCATCGACCCGTTCCTGATCTTCGGCTGGGGGCCGTTCCCCGAACTCGGCATTCAGGGCGCGGCGATCGCGACCGTCTTCTCCCGAGGGGTCGCCCTCGTCGTCGGCCTCGCGATCATGTTTCGCGGCGCGAGGGGCGTCAAGATTCGACCGAAACAGATGCGGCCGGACCTCTCGTACGCGCGGAAACTCGTCGAAATCGGCGTTCCGGCGTCGGTCGAGGGGATGGGCCGGGCGCTGTCGATCAACCTGTTGCTGGTCATCGTCGCGTTCTTCCCGGACACGGTCGTCGCCGCCTACGGCGTCGGGACGCGCGTGTTCTCGGTCATCTTCCTGCCGGCGGTGGCGGTCGCCCGCGGCGTCGAGACGATGACCGGCCAGAACGTCGGCGCCGGCAAACCGGACCGCGCGGCCGACGCCGCCAACTTCGCGGCTCGAGTGATGTTCGTCGTGCTGGGCGCCCTCGGCGTCGTGGCGTGGCTCGGGGCGCGGCCGATCATCGCCGTGTTCACCACCGATCCCGAGGTCGTCGACATCGGCGTCTCCTTCCTGCGGTACGTCGCGCCGTCGTTCGGCTTCATCGGCGTGATGCGGGCGTACAACGGGAGCTTCCGGGGCACCGGCAAGACGCTCACGGCGGCGGCGATCGTCCTCGTGATCTACGCCGGCATCCGCCTCCCGACCGCCTACGGCCTCTCGAGGGCGATCGGCTACGAGGGGATCTGGATCGCATTCGCCGTCTCGAACGCCATCGGCGCCGCCCTCGCCTACGGCTGGTACCGCCGGGGCACCTGGCGGGACGCCGGCGTGCGCGGCGCCGAACCCGCCGCCGCTCAGGGCGTCGGCGACGACCTCGAGGTCGAGGAGGTGAGTACCGATGACTGA
- a CDS encoding TetR/AcrR family transcriptional regulator, whose protein sequence is MSEDTVDDLMEATYRALCKHGYAELTMQDIAAESDKSKGTLHYHFDGKGDLLESFLGFLLDRFEERLETLAGETPVERLHALFDELLTEGDDDAAEEFRTAILEIKSQSPYNEAYRERLTEFDRTMHDRIASFVEAGVEAGQFREDVDPDETAEFLVTVFHGAQTRAAAVDQSLEQTRRYVHEYIEGLRADDSSLDDDDASSTDGTADASSAAETDATTADGSEDAGDEETEGD, encoded by the coding sequence ATGTCCGAAGATACCGTCGACGATCTCATGGAGGCGACGTACCGGGCGCTCTGCAAACACGGCTACGCGGAGTTGACGATGCAAGACATCGCCGCGGAGTCGGACAAGAGCAAGGGCACCCTGCACTACCACTTCGACGGCAAGGGGGACCTCCTCGAGTCGTTCCTCGGCTTCCTGCTCGATCGGTTCGAGGAGCGACTCGAAACGCTCGCCGGCGAGACGCCGGTCGAACGGCTCCACGCGCTGTTCGACGAGTTGCTGACGGAAGGCGACGACGACGCCGCCGAGGAGTTCCGGACGGCGATCCTCGAGATCAAGTCCCAGTCGCCGTACAACGAGGCCTACCGGGAGCGGCTGACCGAGTTCGATCGGACGATGCACGACCGGATCGCGAGCTTCGTCGAGGCCGGAGTCGAAGCCGGGCAGTTCCGCGAGGACGTCGATCCCGACGAGACCGCCGAGTTCCTCGTCACCGTCTTCCACGGCGCCCAGACGCGCGCGGCGGCCGTCGATCAGTCCCTCGAGCAGACCAGGCGGTACGTCCACGAGTACATCGAGGGCCTGCGGGCCGACGACTCGAGTCTCGACGACGATGACGCGTCTTCGACCGACGGGACGGCAGACGCCTCGTCGGCCGCCGAGACGGACGCGACGACAGCGGACGGCTCGGAGGACGCGGGAGATGAGGAGACGGAGGGTGACTAG
- a CDS encoding RNA-binding protein, whose product MPQIPLHYVDLRTFCYATEDEKRVEEALRTFLPDGDDEPFEIERVESEGHYGDRILVLSARVEKADDVRHVLSRLADLESFDDVIDELDERVTENTELFLRLDKQAAFQGDVRLGDGITFRGKVEAYPAKKEKAVENARDVLERLREQD is encoded by the coding sequence ATGCCACAGATCCCGCTTCACTACGTCGACTTACGCACGTTCTGCTACGCCACCGAGGACGAGAAACGCGTCGAGGAGGCCCTGCGCACGTTTCTTCCCGACGGCGACGACGAACCGTTCGAGATCGAACGCGTCGAGAGCGAGGGCCACTACGGCGACCGCATTCTGGTCCTCTCGGCTCGCGTCGAGAAGGCCGACGACGTCCGCCACGTCCTCTCGCGGCTGGCCGACCTCGAGAGCTTCGACGACGTGATCGACGAACTCGACGAGCGGGTCACCGAGAACACCGAACTCTTCCTGCGACTCGACAAGCAGGCCGCCTTCCAAGGGGACGTTCGACTCGGCGACGGCATCACCTTCCGCGGGAAGGTCGAGGCCTATCCCGCCAAGAAGGAGAAGGCCGTCGAGAACGCCCGCGACGTCCTCGAGCGACTGCGCGAGCAGGACTGA
- a CDS encoding DUF1918 domain-containing protein, translated as MSFEEDDRVVLNDEHSEFDGETGTVTQTMESMFGDVTYTVSFEDGQETGVPEDDLEAADDDGEDEDEDEE; from the coding sequence ATGAGCTTCGAGGAAGACGATCGCGTCGTCCTGAACGACGAGCACAGCGAGTTCGACGGAGAGACCGGCACCGTCACCCAGACGATGGAGTCGATGTTCGGCGACGTCACCTACACCGTCAGCTTCGAGGACGGACAGGAGACCGGCGTCCCCGAGGACGACCTCGAGGCGGCCGACGACGACGGCGAAGACGAAGACGAGGACGAGGAATAA
- a CDS encoding succinylglutamate desuccinylase/aspartoacylase family protein: protein MNRRTLLAAGGVLAGTVTAGVASQPSGNDRLLAAARAPSDAGEAETQTQRLLPDTDHETPLYEIDSPRDGPTAMVFGGVHGDERSGVAVAREVVDWRPDAGTLVVVPETNREAVENDEREGPDGDLNRMFPVGQEPTTELARGIWDAVERREPDVVLDLHRSLGVYGLHREYVGQAIFHSPDARGDELAAALDADGVPWYLPFHRFTARETDLSSPLLFQKAARELESTAYLFETTEFLLDRETRVELTRLATARVLAMHGLLEVEAGGAE from the coding sequence ATGAATCGTCGGACCCTGTTGGCCGCCGGCGGCGTTCTCGCGGGAACGGTTACCGCCGGCGTCGCGAGTCAGCCGTCGGGTAACGACCGGCTGCTCGCGGCCGCTCGAGCGCCGAGCGACGCGGGCGAGGCCGAAACGCAGACGCAACGGCTCCTTCCGGACACCGATCACGAGACGCCGCTGTACGAGATCGACTCGCCGCGGGACGGTCCGACGGCGATGGTGTTCGGCGGCGTCCACGGCGACGAGCGAAGCGGCGTCGCGGTCGCTCGCGAGGTCGTCGACTGGCGCCCCGACGCGGGCACGCTCGTCGTCGTCCCCGAGACGAACCGGGAGGCCGTCGAGAACGACGAGCGGGAGGGCCCCGACGGCGATTTGAACCGCATGTTTCCGGTCGGTCAGGAGCCGACGACCGAACTCGCGCGCGGAATCTGGGACGCCGTCGAACGCCGCGAACCGGACGTCGTCCTCGACCTCCACCGCTCGCTCGGCGTCTACGGACTTCACCGGGAGTACGTCGGGCAGGCGATCTTTCACTCGCCGGACGCCCGCGGCGACGAACTCGCCGCCGCGCTCGACGCCGACGGCGTCCCCTGGTACCTCCCCTTCCACCGGTTCACGGCCCGGGAGACCGACCTCTCGAGCCCCCTGCTCTTCCAGAAGGCCGCCCGCGAACTCGAGTCGACGGCCTACCTCTTCGAGACGACCGAGTTCCTGTTGGACCGCGAGACGAGGGTCGAACTGACGCGGCTGGCGACGGCGCGCGTCCTCGCGATGCACGGCCTGCTCGAGGTCGAGGCCGGAGGTGCCGAATGA